The following is a genomic window from Geoalkalibacter halelectricus.
ACGTGCACGCCATGGCGCATCAGTTGGGCGGCTTCTACAACCTGCCCCACGGGGTTTGCAACGCTATCCTGCTGCCCGCGGTCTGTGAATTCAACATGATCTCAAATCCGGGGCGCTTCGCCGACATCGCCGTGGCCCTGGGCGAGGACATCACCGGGCTCTCCCCCGTGGAAGCCGCCGATGTGGGCATCGCCGCCATCCGTCGCCTGTCCGCGGACATCGGCATTCCGGCCGGCCTGAGCGAGTTGGGCGTACAGGAAACCGACCTGCGCATCATGGCCGAGAACGCCATGAAGGATGCCTGCATGCTGACCAACCCGCGCACCGCGACGCTGGACTGCGTCATCGGCATCTTCAAGGCCGCCATGTAAGGCAGGGGTTTTTCCTGAAAACACAAAGGCCCCGCTCGCCGGGGCCTCAGTCATTCTCCGAGCCGACCGGCCTAAGGGTGCCTGCCTTGCCTAGGGTTGTCGGCCGATGGGTTACGCTGGAAACGGCGCAGCCTCCCTTTCGGAAAGGAGACAAATTGACCTTTCACCCTGACGACCTGGAAAGGGAGCTACACGCATGAACAAGATCTACCGCGTCAACATGACCGACCTGACCACCTCCGTGGAAGACTGCCCGGCCGAATGGGCGGGTCTGGGCGGCCGCGGCCTGACCTCGGCCATCGTCGCCGCCGAAGTGCCCCCCGCCTGTCATCCCCTGGGGCCCAACAACAAGCTGGTGTTCTCTCCGGGCCTTCTGACCGGCACCCCGGCGGCCAACTCGGGGCGTCTCTCGGCGGGCGCCAAAAGTCCCCTGACCGGCACCATCAAGGAGAGTAATGCCGGCGGCAGCGCAGCGCAGCTCTTCGCGCGCCTCGACATCAAGGCGCTCATCATCGAGGGCCAGCCCACCGAGGATGCCTGGTACAAGCTTGCGCTCTCCAAGGACGGCGTGAAAATCGAGAAGGAAACCGCGCTGGTCGGCAAGGGCAATTTCGCCGTGGTCGAAGCGGTGCAGGCGCAAAAGGGCAAGAAGACCGGCGTGATCAGCATCGGCCCGGCGGGCGAGTGGCGCATGAAGGCGGCCAACATCTCGGTGATGGATCCCGACGGCAAGCTGCGCAGCCACGGCCGCGGCGGGCTGGGCGCGGTGATGGGCGCAAAGAAGATCAAGTACATCACCGTCGACGGCGAGGGCGCACCGGCGGTCAAGATCGCCGATCCGGAGAAGTTCAAGACCGCGGCGCGCACCTTCGCCAAGGCGCTGCTCGATCATCCGGTCTCGGGCGAGGGTCTGCCCACCTACGGCACCAACATCCTGATCAACGTGCTCAACGAAGCCGGCGGCCTGCCAACCAAGAACTTTCGCTACGGCCAGTTCGAGGGGCATGACAAGATCTCGGGCGAGACCATGCACGACATCATCACCGAGCGCGGCGGCAAGACCAAGCACGGCTGCCACGCGGGCTGCATCATCCAGTGCTCCCAGGAGTACGTGGATGCCTCGGGCGTCTATGTGACCTCGGGCTTTGAGTACGAAACCATCTGGGGTTTTGGCGCCAACTGCTGCATCGACAATCTCGACCACATCGCCGAAGCCGATCATCTCATGGATGACATCGGCATCGACTCCATCGAGAGCGCGGTGATCATGGGCGTGGCCATGGAAGCGGGCATCCTGCCCTGGGGCGATGGGCCCGGCGTCAACCGCCTGCTGCGCGAGGAGATCGGCAAGGGCACGCCGCTCGGGCGTATTCTCGGCAACGGCGCGGCGGAGGTGGGCGTGGCCTATGGTCTCACGCGCGTGCCGGTGGTCAAGGGCCAGGGCATTCCGGCCTACGATCCGCGCTCGGTCAAGGGCATCGGCATCACCTACGCCACCTCGACCATGGGTGCCGATCACACCGCGGGCTATTCGGTGGCGACCAATATCCTCAAAGTCGGCGGCGATGTGGATCCCCTCAAGAAAGAGGGTCAGGTGGAGCTCTCGCGCAACCTGCAGATCGCCACGGCGGCCGTTGATTCCACCGGCCTGTGCCTGTTCGTCGCCTTCCCGGTGCTCGACATCCCCGAGGCGCTCACCGCCATCGTCGAGATGCTCAACGCGCGCTTCGGCCTGAGCCTCACCGGCGATGACGTCACAGCCCTGGGCACCTCGATCCTCAAGACCGAGCATGCCTTCAACCAGGCCGCGGGCTTCACCAACGCCCACGACCGGCTGCCCGAGTTCTTCGCCACCGAGCCGGTGCCGCCGCACAACGTGGTGTGGGATTTCACCGACGCCGAAATTGACGAATTCTGGAATTTCTAAGCTTTTAACTGTCCTGTGGGGTGGGCACGGCCCACCCTTAAAAACCCAGGACGCAGATGAACAGGAAAAGGCGGGATCAAGGCGGATCAATCCACAAGCTGAAAGGGTTTGAATCCGCCTTGATCCTGGAAATCTGCGTCCCCTGCCTTTGCATTTGCGCCTCGCGCACTTCATCGGTTGCCGCACAGGGGTCGACCGTGGTATTCAAGAGACGGATTTCTCATGGGTTTTTATCCGTCAACCTTATTTGTCTGATGCTCTGCCGTGGAATTTCTTTTTGAAGCCTTGCGCGCCGCCCTGGTGCTGATCATCCAACTCGACCGTGAGGTCATGGTCATCGCCTGGACCTCGTTGTGGACCTCGACCACCGCCATCCTGCTGGCGACCCTGCTCGCCGCCCCCCTGGGCCTGGTGGTCGGCGCGGTGCCCTTCCCCGGACGGCGCGGCATCCGCCTGATTCTCAACACTTTCATGGCCCTGCCCACGGTAGTCATCGGCCTGTTTCTCTTCGCCCTGCTCAGCCGCCAGGGCCCCCTGGGACCGCTGGGCCTGCTGTTCACCCCCTGGGCCATGGTCCTCGGGCAGACCGTGCTGGCCTTGCCCATCGTCGCCCATTACATCACCACGGCCGTCGCCGGGGCCGACGCGCGCATCGTCCCCACCCTGCAGACCCTGGGCGCCAAACCTCTCTACATCGGGTTTCATCTTCTGCGCGAGGTGCGCTACGGCATACTCGCCGCCGTGGTCGCCGGCTTCGGCCGGGTGGTCGCCGAAGTCGGAGCGGCCATGATGCTCGGCGGCAACATCCGCAACTCGACCCGCACCCTGACCACCGCCATCGCCCTGGAAACCAGCAAGGGCGATTTCGCCTTCGCCATGGCCCTGGGGATCATCCTCATGACCCTGGCCCTGGGGGTCAATTTCTTTCTTCACGCTTTGCAGCAGAGGTGAGCGTGGCCCTGCTAACC
Proteins encoded in this region:
- a CDS encoding ABC transporter permease yields the protein MEFLFEALRAALVLIIQLDREVMVIAWTSLWTSTTAILLATLLAAPLGLVVGAVPFPGRRGIRLILNTFMALPTVVIGLFLFALLSRQGPLGPLGLLFTPWAMVLGQTVLALPIVAHYITTAVAGADARIVPTLQTLGAKPLYIGFHLLREVRYGILAAVVAGFGRVVAEVGAAMMLGGNIRNSTRTLTTAIALETSKGDFAFAMALGIILMTLALGVNFFLHALQQR
- a CDS encoding aldehyde ferredoxin oxidoreductase family protein; the encoded protein is MNKIYRVNMTDLTTSVEDCPAEWAGLGGRGLTSAIVAAEVPPACHPLGPNNKLVFSPGLLTGTPAANSGRLSAGAKSPLTGTIKESNAGGSAAQLFARLDIKALIIEGQPTEDAWYKLALSKDGVKIEKETALVGKGNFAVVEAVQAQKGKKTGVISIGPAGEWRMKAANISVMDPDGKLRSHGRGGLGAVMGAKKIKYITVDGEGAPAVKIADPEKFKTAARTFAKALLDHPVSGEGLPTYGTNILINVLNEAGGLPTKNFRYGQFEGHDKISGETMHDIITERGGKTKHGCHAGCIIQCSQEYVDASGVYVTSGFEYETIWGFGANCCIDNLDHIAEADHLMDDIGIDSIESAVIMGVAMEAGILPWGDGPGVNRLLREEIGKGTPLGRILGNGAAEVGVAYGLTRVPVVKGQGIPAYDPRSVKGIGITYATSTMGADHTAGYSVATNILKVGGDVDPLKKEGQVELSRNLQIATAAVDSTGLCLFVAFPVLDIPEALTAIVEMLNARFGLSLTGDDVTALGTSILKTEHAFNQAAGFTNAHDRLPEFFATEPVPPHNVVWDFTDAEIDEFWNF